GGAGACTAAACCGCCAGAGCAGAGCGACTCCGAATACTTGCGTTTATTGGGCGAGAATGTTCGCGCAGCCCGTGCGCGCCGCGGGATGACGCGAAAGATGCTGGCCACCGACTCCAGCGTCTCGGAGCGATTTCTCGCGCAACTCGAGAGCGGAACCGGGAACGCTTCGGTGCTGATCCTACGGCAGATTTCGCAGGCGCTCAATCTGTCGCTTGAGGCTATGCTGCCCGGCGCACACGAACATTCTGTCGAAATGGAACGCGCTCTGAGTCTTCTGCAGCGACTGGAGCCGCTTGAGTTGCGCGAGGCACAAGAGCTTCTATTCCAGCGATTCGGCAAAAAGAGGAGTGAGAATGATCGCCGTCATCGCATCGCGCTCATTGGTCTTCGCGGCGCCGGAAAATCTACTATCGGCAAGCTCCTTAGCAGGAAATTGGAGCTGCCTTTCTTCGAGCTCGATGGGCTGATTGAACAGACCAGCGGCATCTCCCTAAGCATGATCTTCGACCTCTACGGACAGAGCGGATTTCGACGATTCGAACGACGCTGCCTGGACAACCTGCTGAGCACGCAGCAGAGATTTATCGTCGCAACCGGCGGCAGTCTGGTGTCGGAACCCTCTACATATGACCTGCTGCTCACGAGCTGCTACACGATCTGGCTTCGGGCTACGCCGCAGGACCACATGTCCCGTGTGATTGCGCAAGGCGACATACGGCCCATGGCGCAGAGTGCCGAAGCAATGTCGGATTTAGAACGCATTCTCGCGGAGCGCGACGAGCTGTACAGAAGAGCCGATGCGTCGATCGATACCAATGGAAAGTCCGTAGAGGAAGTGATTCAGGAATGCTTCCACAATCTTGAATCCATGTTGGACGTTGCGCGCAAATAGCACAAACTCGAATC
This DNA window, taken from Acidobacteriota bacterium, encodes the following:
- a CDS encoding transcriptional regulator (consists of N-terminal helix-turn-helix domain and C-terminal shikimate kinase-like domain which may bind benzoyl-CoA; controls inducible expression of the bzd catabolic operon that is involved in the anaerobic catabolism of benzoate), with translation MSRVSHYGTELVQPTGRPETKPPEQSDSEYLRLLGENVRAARARRGMTRKMLATDSSVSERFLAQLESGTGNASVLILRQISQALNLSLEAMLPGAHEHSVEMERALSLLQRLEPLELREAQELLFQRFGKKRSENDRRHRIALIGLRGAGKSTIGKLLSRKLELPFFELDGLIEQTSGISLSMIFDLYGQSGFRRFERRCLDNLLSTQQRFIVATGGSLVSEPSTYDLLLTSCYTIWLRATPQDHMSRVIAQGDIRPMAQSAEAMSDLERILAERDELYRRADASIDTNGKSVEEVIQECFHNLESMLDVARK